A genomic window from Megalobrama amblycephala isolate DHTTF-2021 linkage group LG2, ASM1881202v1, whole genome shotgun sequence includes:
- the LOC125262972 gene encoding trace amine-associated receptor 6-like — translation MLNRGMTNADNQAMDYCFSNNNLSCIKEIKPEVEYFVLYIFISLASVFTVFLNLLVIISISHFKQLHTPTNLLILSLAVADLIVGLIVIPLMGIRFIESCWYFGETFCALFPFILYTVVSASLGNLVFISIDRYIAVKDPLQYSTRVTTTKAVFCIIVNWVCSSIYSVIMLYDAIYYTENPITCYGDCIVTVKFEYVLTDLIVSLVAPCSVIISLYGQIFCVAKYQARLINSVTNVSRSEKKAAKTLGIVIAVYLLCWIPYYIASLFPGYDSNESAVMNIMCWIMYLNSCMNPLIYALFYRWFRISTKHILSLKIFEPSSEYLSLFPEVNDQ, via the coding sequence atgcTTAACAGGGGAATGACAAATGCAGACAATCAAGCAATGGACTACTGCTTTTCAAACAACAATTTGTCATGCATCAAAGAAATCAAACCTGAAGTGGagtattttgttttgtacattttcatatctttagcatctgtttttactgtgtttctGAACCTACTGGTGATCATCTCCATCTCTCACTTCAAGCAGCTTCACACTCCAACAAACCTGCTCATCCTCTCTCTGGCTGTGGCCGACCTGATTGTGGGACTGATTGTTATTCCATTAATGGGCATCAGATTCATAGAGTCATGCTGGTACTTTGGAGAGACATTTTGTGCTTTGTTCCCATTTATTCTTTATACTGTTGTTTCAGCATCTCTTGgtaatttagtttttatatcTATAGATCGTTATATTGCTGTGAAAGATCCTCTGCAATATTCAACAAGGGTCACCACCACCAAAGCTGTTTTTTGTATCATTGTAAACTGGGTATGTTCAAGCATATATTCGGTTATCATGTTATACGATGCTATCTACTATACAGAGAACCCAATTACATGTTATGGGGACTGTATTGTTACTGTCAAGTTTGAGTATGTTCTCACAGACCTCATTGTTTCATTAGTGGCCCCTTGTTCAGTAATAATATCTTTATATGGGCAGATCTTCTGTGTAGCAAAATATCAAGCTCGGCTCATAAACTCTGTCACAAATGTCAGCAGGTCAGAAAAAAAGGCAGCAAAAACACTGGGGATTGTGATAGCAGTTTATCTTCTATGTTGGATACCGTATTACATAGCCTCTCTTTTTCCGGGATATGATTCAAATGAATCAGCTGTAATGAACATTATGTGTTGGATTATGTATTTGAATTCTTGTATGAATCCCCTCATCTATGCACTATTTTATCGATGGTTTAGAATATCAACTAAACACATTCTGTCTCTTAAAATATTTGAACCATCATCAGAATACTTAAGCTTGTTCCCAGAGGTAAATGATCAGTAA
- the LOC125262974 gene encoding trace amine-associated receptor 13c-like, whose product MFDMSMMEEDKSQEIQYCFPNNSLSCFKEIKHEVEYVILYIFISLLSLFTVFLNLLVIISISHFKQLHTPTNLLILSLAVADLIVGLIVIPLMGITFIESCWYFGETFCSLFLFIAFMVVSASLGNLVFISVDRYIAVSDPLRYTVRVTTDKVVFCIITNWLCSSIYSVIILYNTMFYPETHDRCYGECTVSFKFEHVVTDLIVTFVTPSSVVMSVYVKIFCVAKHQAKVVNSVTGVSRSQRKAAKTLGIVVMVYFMCWIPYYIVTLIEGNKSTVQFNVTCWILYMNSCMNPLIYALFYKWFRLSAKHIVTLKICKPSSEYFSLFPEDK is encoded by the coding sequence ATGTTTGACATGAGTATGATGGAGGAGGACAAAAGTCAAGAAATCCAGTATTGCTTTCCAAACaacagtttgtcatgtttcaaaGAAATCAAACATGAAGTGGAATACGtcattttgtacattttcatttctttattaTCATTGTTCACTGTGTTTCTGAACCTGCTGGTGATCATCTCCATCTCTCACTTCAAGCAGCTTCACACTCCAACCAACCTGCTCATCCTCTCTCTGGCTGTGGCCGACCTGATTGTGGGACTGATTGTTATACCATTAATGGGCATCACATTCATAGAATCATGCTGGTATTTTGGAGAGACATTCTGttctctatttttatttattgcttttatgGTTGTTTCAGCATCTCTTGGTAATTTAGTCTTTATATCTGTAGATCGTTACATTGCTGTGAGTGACCCTTTGAGATACACAGTGAGGGTCACAACtgataaagttgttttttgcattattaCAAACTGGCTGTGTTCAAGCATATATTCTGTCATTATCTTGTACAATACTATGTTTTACCCAGAGACACACGACAGGTGTTACGGTGAATGTACAGTTTCTTTTAAGTTTGAACATGTTGTCACAGACCTCATAGTCACTTTTGTCACACCTTCTTCTGTAGTCATGTCTGTATATGTGAAAATCTTCTGTGTTGCGAAACATCAGGCCAAGGTTGTAAATTCTGTCACAGGTGTCAGCAGGTCACAAAGAAAGGCGGCAAAAACTTTGGGTATTGTTGTAATGGTTTACTTTATGTGTTGGATACCATACTATATAGTCACTCTTATTGAAGGAAATAAGTCAACGGTTCAATTTAATGTTACATGCTGGATTTTGTACATGAATTCCTGTATGAATCCCCTTAtctatgcactgttttataaaTGGTTCAGATTATCAGCTAAACACATTGTGACTCTAAAAATATGTAAACCATCTTCAGAATACTTTAGCCTTTTCCCAGAGGATAAATAA